In Miscanthus floridulus cultivar M001 chromosome 5, ASM1932011v1, whole genome shotgun sequence, one genomic interval encodes:
- the LOC136452124 gene encoding peroxidase 1-like: MRTSGGGFAGLVASVATVCLLLPTASRAQLKVGFYNTTCPNAEALVRQVVTAAFANNSSVAPGLIRLHFHDCFVRGCDASVLLSVNPDCGNTERQSSANNPSLRGFDVIDAAKTAVERSCPRTVSCADILAFVARDSVNLTGKLFYQVPTGRWGGCVSNETEANNNLLGPDSTVEVLINGFRKKNLSVEDMLVLSGSHTIGSSHCASFLATNRRQRANETISAAYQALLEALCPPNSGQFDPNTTEIDVSTPVVLDNNYYKLLSLNLSLHFSDDQLIRNATLAPFANAFAANEMLWKDKFVAAMIKMGNIKVKTGIMDEI, from the exons ATGAGGACGAGCGGCGGCGGCTTTGCCGGCCTGGTGGCGAGCGTCGCCACCGTGTGCCTGCTCCTGCCGACGGCGAGCCGCGCCCAGCTGAAGGTGGGGTTCTACAACACCACCTGCCCCAACGCCGAGGCGCTCGTGCGTCAGGTCGTCACGGCTGCTTTCGCCAACAACTCCAGCGTCGCACCCGGGCTCATCCGCCTCCATTTCCATGACTGCTTTGTCAGG GGCTGCGATGCCTCCGTGCTCTTGTCCGTGAACCCCGATTGCGGCAACACGGAGCGCCAATCCTCGGCGAACAACCCGAGCCTACGTGGCTTCGACGTGATCGACGCCGCCAAGACCGCCGTGGAGCGGAGCTGTCCGCGCACGGTGTCGTGCGCCGACATCCTGGCGTTCGTGGCCCGAGACAGCGTGAACCTCACGGGCAAGCTCTTCTACCAAGTGCCCACGGGGCGGTGGGGCGGCTGCGTCTCCAACGAGACGGAGGCCAACAACAACCTGCTGGGCCCGGACAGCACGGTGGAGGTCCTCATCAACGGCTTCAGGAAGAAGAACCTGAGCGTCGAGGACATGCTGGTGCTGTCGGGCTCCCACACCATTGGCAGCTCCCACTGCGCCTCCTTCCTGGCCACGAACCGGAGGCAGCGGGCGAACGAGACCATCAGCGCGGCGTACCAGGCGCTGCTGGAGGCGCTGTGCCCGCCCAACTCGGGCCAGTTCGACCCCAACACCACGGAGATCGACGTCAGCACGCCGGTGGTGCTGGACAACAACTACTACAAGCTGCTGTCGCTTAACCTTAGCCTGCACTTCTCCGACGACCAGCTCATCCGTAATGCCACGCTCGCACCATTCGCCAACGCCTTCGCCGCCAACGAGATGCTCTGGAAGGACAAGTTCGTCGCCGCCATGATCAAGATGGGCAACATCAAGGTCAAGACCGGCATCATGGATGAGATCTAA